One Streptomyces sp. RPA4-2 genomic window carries:
- a CDS encoding L-threonylcarbamoyladenylate synthase encodes MAKYFDVHPENPQPRIIGQVAEIIRGGGLVIYPTDSCFALGCQLGNREGLDRIRSIRRLDDRHHFTLMCQDFAQLGHFVHIDNSVFRTVKASTPGSYTFILPATKEAPRRLLHPKKKTVGVRIPDHAVAQALLAELGEPLLSSTLLLPDQDKPLTQGWEIKDELDHVVDAVLDSGDCGVEPTTVIDFSQGEPEIVRRGAGDPSRFE; translated from the coding sequence ATGGCCAAGTACTTCGACGTGCATCCGGAGAACCCCCAGCCGCGGATCATCGGCCAGGTGGCCGAGATCATCCGCGGCGGCGGTCTCGTCATCTACCCGACCGACTCCTGCTTCGCGCTGGGGTGCCAGCTCGGCAATCGGGAAGGACTCGATCGCATCCGCTCCATCCGCCGGCTCGACGACCGGCATCACTTCACCCTCATGTGCCAGGACTTCGCGCAGCTGGGCCATTTCGTGCACATCGACAACTCGGTGTTCCGCACGGTCAAGGCCTCGACCCCGGGCAGCTACACCTTCATCCTGCCGGCGACGAAGGAGGCACCGCGCAGACTGCTGCACCCGAAGAAGAAGACCGTCGGCGTCCGGATCCCCGACCACGCCGTCGCCCAGGCGCTCCTCGCCGAGCTCGGCGAACCACTGCTGTCGAGCACCCTGCTCCTGCCCGACCAGGACAAGCCGCTCACCCAGGGCTGGGAGATCAAGGACGAGCTCGACCACGTGGTGGACGCGGTCCTCGACTCCGGTGACTGTGGCGTCGAGCCGACCACCGTCATCGACTTCTCGCAGGGAGAGCCCGA
- a CDS encoding endonuclease/exonuclease/phosphatase family protein — protein sequence MDSPSHSAHAVGRADHGAPHGRLRFATFNVLHGRPMVDGRPVPPAAADEPAEPLSRAVMSLDADVLALQEVDRFQERSGRVDQAGAAARAAGLDEWRYATALHARATGDRGWDLDPTEPGPRMYGPRDTGTDAGVPSHGLALLTRLPVRDWRIRRLAPAPLGMPLLVPGRPGLTPVRDRPRAALAAVLEGPRGPFTAVAVHLTFVPGWNVRQLLTVRDWIAGLPLPHVLLGDFNLVGAVPRAVLNAPRTTRSTPPRRWRDTARTPTYPAHRPVVQFDHVLTAGIGAEAVGTAGTVRTAISDHRPLVVELSL from the coding sequence ATGGACTCCCCTTCACACTCCGCCCACGCCGTGGGGCGCGCCGATCACGGCGCGCCCCACGGTCGGCTGCGGTTCGCGACGTTCAACGTGCTGCACGGCCGGCCCATGGTGGACGGCCGTCCCGTGCCCCCGGCGGCCGCGGACGAACCCGCGGAACCGCTCTCCCGTGCCGTCATGTCCCTGGACGCCGACGTCCTCGCGCTGCAGGAGGTGGACCGGTTCCAGGAGCGGTCGGGCCGGGTCGACCAGGCCGGCGCCGCGGCGCGGGCGGCGGGCCTGGACGAGTGGCGCTACGCGACGGCGTTGCACGCCCGTGCCACCGGGGACCGGGGGTGGGACCTCGACCCGACGGAGCCGGGGCCGCGCATGTACGGCCCCCGGGACACCGGGACGGACGCCGGTGTCCCCTCGCACGGACTCGCGCTGCTCACCCGCCTCCCGGTCCGGGACTGGCGGATCAGGCGGCTGGCCCCGGCGCCGCTCGGCATGCCCCTGCTCGTGCCCGGCCGGCCCGGCCTCACCCCGGTCCGGGACCGGCCGCGCGCGGCGCTGGCCGCCGTACTGGAGGGACCGCGGGGGCCGTTCACCGCCGTGGCGGTGCACCTGACGTTCGTGCCGGGATGGAACGTCCGCCAGTTGCTCACCGTCCGCGACTGGATCGCCGGCCTGCCCCTGCCGCACGTCCTGCTGGGCGACTTCAACCTGGTCGGCGCCGTACCGAGGGCCGTACTGAACGCGCCCCGGACCACTCGTTCCACGCCGCCGCGCCGCTGGCGGGACACCGCTCGCACGCCGACCTATCCCGCGCACCGCCCGGTCGTGCAGTTCGACCACGTCCTCACGGCCGGGATCGGCGCGGAGGCGGTCGGCACCGCGGGCACGGTGCGGACGGCGATCTCGGACCACCGCCCGCTGGTGGTCGAGCTGTCCCTGTGA